Proteins encoded in a region of the Gemmatimonadaceae bacterium genome:
- the mgrA gene encoding L-glyceraldehyde 3-phosphate reductase, translating into MSSNPFIASDDRYEQKLYRRTGRSGLRLPAISLGLWQNFGGVDVLETGRAIVRRAFDLGVTHFDLANNYGPPPGSAEENFGVILAKDLKPYRDELIISTKAGYLMWPGPYGEWGSRKYLLASLDQSLERMGLDYVDIFYSHRLDPDTPLEETMSALDQAVRQGKALYAGISSYSPEATRRAAAILDQLGTRCLIHQPSYSMLNRWVENGLLDTLGDLGIGCIAFSPLAQGMLSDKYLKGVPEGSRVTRSNSLSRKFLSEKNIERIRGLNEIARRRGQTLAQMAIAWVLRDNRVTSALVGARTVEQLEDSLGALQHLDFSDDELKAIDELATDGGIDIWSQSVRSATPAPVAHVELAQR; encoded by the coding sequence ATGTCGAGTAATCCCTTCATCGCTTCCGACGATCGTTACGAGCAAAAGCTCTACCGTCGCACCGGTCGCAGCGGTCTCCGTCTGCCTGCGATCTCGCTCGGGCTCTGGCAGAACTTCGGCGGCGTCGACGTCCTCGAGACCGGACGCGCAATCGTTAGGCGCGCCTTCGACCTCGGCGTCACCCATTTCGATCTCGCCAACAACTACGGCCCGCCGCCTGGCTCCGCCGAGGAAAACTTCGGCGTCATCCTCGCAAAAGATCTCAAGCCATATCGCGATGAGCTGATCATCTCCACCAAAGCCGGGTACCTCATGTGGCCCGGGCCGTACGGCGAGTGGGGCTCGCGGAAGTATCTTCTCGCCAGTCTCGACCAGAGCCTCGAACGCATGGGGCTCGACTACGTCGACATCTTCTATTCACACCGCCTCGACCCCGATACGCCGCTCGAAGAAACGATGTCGGCGCTGGACCAGGCCGTGCGCCAGGGAAAGGCGCTCTATGCCGGCATCTCGTCGTACTCGCCAGAGGCAACGCGGCGCGCCGCGGCGATTCTCGACCAGCTCGGGACGCGTTGCCTGATCCACCAGCCTTCTTACTCGATGTTGAATCGCTGGGTCGAGAATGGCCTGCTCGACACGTTAGGCGACCTTGGCATCGGCTGCATCGCCTTCTCGCCACTCGCTCAGGGCATGCTCAGCGACAAGTATCTAAAGGGAGTTCCAGAAGGATCGCGCGTTACGCGAAGCAATTCGCTGTCGCGAAAGTTTCTCTCGGAGAAGAACATCGAGCGCATTCGCGGCCTGAACGAGATCGCACGCCGTCGGGGGCAGACGCTCGCGCAGATGGCCATTGCGTGGGTACTGCGCGACAATCGCGTCACGTCCGCGCTCGTCGGAGCGCGCACCGTCGAACAGCTCGAGGACAGCCTCGGCGCCTTACAGCACCTCGATTTCAGCGACGACGAGCTGAAGGCGATCGATGAGCTGGCAACCGACGGCGGAATCGACATCTGGAGCCAGAGCGTGCGCAGCGCGACGCCAGCGCCCGTCGCACACGTAGAGCTTGCTCAGCGCTGA
- a CDS encoding heparan-alpha-glucosaminide N-acetyltransferase domain-containing protein: MTSVSSERSTLATSYTAPAARARITSVDVIRGAVMVLMALDHVRDYVTNQRVRPEDLSRGTSALFATRWVTHFCAPAFSLLAGVGIGLWMQRGRSAMEATRFLVTRGLWLVVLDLTVSAIGWQFGFRLIPAFALVIWALGWSIVLMATLVHLPRRLVALLSIVMIAGHNLLDGVEPSPFWRILHVPGFVIPGKLFVAYPLVPWVAVMALGYVFADIYGWEANRRKRFLIRTGLLTTAAFIVVRYLNGYGDPFQWSVQRSPALTVASFLNVMKYPPSLDFLLMTLGPILVALALVEGWNGRIARWLTVYGRVPLFYYIVHIYVAHAVAMVLAFAQGGELRRIPVVTDPGSIPSWYGVSLPGVYLAWAIVVALMYIPCRWYAGLKARRNDWWLKYT, translated from the coding sequence ATGACCTCAGTTTCCAGCGAGCGGTCGACGCTCGCCACGTCTTACACGGCACCGGCGGCACGCGCGCGTATCACGTCCGTCGACGTGATTCGTGGCGCCGTCATGGTGCTCATGGCGCTGGATCACGTTCGGGATTACGTCACGAATCAGCGCGTCCGGCCGGAGGATCTCAGTCGCGGCACGTCGGCTCTTTTCGCAACGCGGTGGGTGACGCATTTCTGCGCTCCCGCCTTCTCTCTGCTCGCCGGCGTTGGTATCGGCCTCTGGATGCAGCGCGGACGGAGTGCGATGGAGGCCACCCGCTTTCTCGTCACGCGCGGGCTCTGGCTCGTCGTGCTCGATCTGACCGTGAGCGCGATCGGATGGCAGTTCGGCTTCCGGCTGATTCCGGCGTTCGCGCTCGTGATCTGGGCACTCGGCTGGTCGATCGTGCTCATGGCGACGCTCGTTCATCTCCCGCGACGACTCGTGGCCCTCCTGTCGATCGTGATGATCGCCGGGCACAACCTGCTGGACGGCGTGGAGCCATCACCATTCTGGCGCATCCTCCACGTCCCAGGTTTCGTAATCCCGGGGAAGCTCTTCGTCGCGTACCCGCTCGTGCCGTGGGTCGCAGTAATGGCGCTCGGCTACGTGTTCGCCGACATCTACGGCTGGGAGGCAAACCGGCGCAAGCGATTCCTGATTCGTACGGGGCTTCTCACCACTGCCGCCTTCATTGTCGTTCGCTACCTGAACGGCTATGGCGATCCATTCCAGTGGTCTGTCCAGCGGTCTCCCGCGCTCACGGTCGCGTCGTTCCTGAACGTTATGAAGTATCCGCCGTCGCTCGATTTCCTGCTGATGACGCTAGGCCCCATCCTCGTCGCGCTGGCGCTGGTCGAAGGGTGGAACGGGCGAATCGCGCGCTGGCTCACCGTCTATGGAAGAGTGCCCCTCTTCTATTACATCGTGCATATCTACGTGGCGCACGCGGTCGCGATGGTGCTCGCCTTCGCACAGGGCGGGGAGCTGCGGCGGATTCCAGTCGTCACGGACCCAGGATCGATCCCATCGTGGTACGGCGTCTCGCTCCCGGGCGTCTATCTCGCGTGGGCGATTGTGGTCGCTCTGATGTACATCCCCTGTCGTTGGTACGCCGGTCTGAAAGCCCGGCGGAACGATTGGTGGCTCAAGTACACCTAG
- a CDS encoding Gfo/Idh/MocA family oxidoreductase has protein sequence MAKVGIGIVGSRFQAECIAAAVKAMPEEAEVVAVASPTKGNAEAFARRYGIPASYADYRELLRDPRVEMIHISAPNYVHARITIDAARAGKHVICEKPLCVTLEEADEMIDACKKAGVLLLYAEELFFAPKYVKAKQMADEGAFGRVHLVKQGEKHSGPHADWFWDVKLSGGGALMDLGCHGIAFCWWFLGKPNVKSVYSHLSTQVHAGRTEADDEAITIIEFEGDALGVVENSWNRPGGMDDSIEVFGDKGQTYADMLMGNALPTYSEVGFGYAVEKAATTRGWTYPVFEEHWNYGFPQEMRHFARCVRGKETPISDGETGRVVQEVLYAAYASAGQGRKVNLPFRPKGVARPIDLWKNPRA, from the coding sequence ATGGCAAAAGTAGGGATCGGGATCGTCGGCTCGCGCTTTCAGGCCGAATGCATCGCGGCGGCCGTCAAGGCGATGCCGGAAGAAGCCGAGGTCGTCGCAGTCGCATCGCCGACCAAGGGGAACGCCGAGGCGTTCGCACGTCGTTACGGGATTCCCGCATCCTACGCGGACTACCGCGAGCTACTCCGCGATCCGCGCGTCGAGATGATCCACATCTCCGCGCCGAACTACGTTCACGCTCGCATAACGATCGACGCCGCTCGGGCCGGTAAGCACGTGATCTGTGAGAAGCCGTTGTGCGTCACGCTCGAGGAAGCGGACGAGATGATCGACGCCTGCAAGAAGGCCGGTGTCCTGCTTCTCTATGCCGAGGAACTTTTCTTCGCGCCAAAGTATGTGAAGGCGAAGCAGATGGCCGATGAGGGCGCCTTCGGTCGCGTCCACCTCGTGAAGCAGGGCGAGAAGCATTCCGGCCCGCACGCGGACTGGTTCTGGGACGTCAAGCTCTCCGGGGGCGGCGCCCTCATGGATCTCGGCTGCCATGGCATCGCTTTCTGCTGGTGGTTCCTTGGCAAGCCTAACGTGAAGAGCGTCTACTCGCACCTGTCGACGCAAGTGCACGCCGGCCGGACAGAGGCCGACGACGAAGCGATCACGATCATCGAGTTCGAAGGGGACGCCCTGGGCGTCGTCGAGAACAGCTGGAATCGGCCGGGCGGCATGGACGACTCGATTGAGGTCTTCGGCGACAAGGGTCAGACCTACGCCGATATGCTGATGGGCAACGCGCTTCCAACTTATTCCGAGGTCGGCTTCGGCTACGCCGTCGAGAAGGCGGCGACGACACGCGGTTGGACGTATCCCGTCTTCGAGGAGCACTGGAATTACGGATTTCCGCAGGAGATGCGGCACTTCGCACGCTGCGTCCGCGGCAAGGAGACGCCGATCTCCGACGGCGAAACGGGACGCGTTGTTCAGGAAGTTCTTTACGCGGCGTACGCTTCGGCGGGACAAGGCCGCAAGGTGAACCTGCCTTTCCGACCGAAAGGCGTCGCACGGCCAATCGATCTGTGGAAGAATCCGCGCGCCTGA
- a CDS encoding 6-phosphogluconolactonase translates to MEESARLTPIRILPTPAAIGDYLAEVLLYRIEHARRLGERFLLGCPTGRTPRPFYDELAQRRSDLRHVVFVMMDEYVGTEMCHAFVREHMPWAAAVWFPDPRDPAAYDARIADAGGIDFFLLASGATDGHVAFNQPGAPRDSRTRVVPLSEATRRDNLKTSPSFGALENVPRQGVTVGIETIAAAREAVMVVWGESKRQTLQRIRAAAQYDPAWPATVIHEVPIREIVADVEATSAIPSRA, encoded by the coding sequence GTGGAAGAATCCGCGCGCCTGACGCCGATCCGGATTCTACCGACGCCGGCGGCGATCGGCGATTATCTCGCCGAGGTTTTGCTCTATCGCATCGAGCACGCGCGCCGGTTGGGGGAGCGATTCCTACTCGGCTGCCCGACGGGTCGGACGCCGCGACCGTTCTACGACGAGCTCGCGCAGCGTCGGTCGGATTTGCGACACGTCGTTTTCGTGATGATGGACGAGTACGTCGGCACGGAGATGTGCCACGCATTCGTGCGCGAGCACATGCCGTGGGCCGCCGCGGTCTGGTTTCCGGATCCACGTGATCCGGCGGCGTACGACGCGCGCATCGCCGACGCTGGCGGCATCGATTTTTTCCTACTCGCCTCGGGCGCGACCGACGGTCACGTCGCCTTCAACCAACCCGGCGCACCACGCGACAGCAGGACGCGTGTCGTCCCGCTCTCCGAGGCAACACGTCGCGACAACCTAAAGACCTCTCCGTCATTTGGCGCTCTGGAAAACGTGCCGCGCCAGGGGGTGACCGTGGGGATTGAGACGATCGCCGCGGCCCGCGAGGCAGTAATGGTCGTGTGGGGTGAGTCGAAGCGCCAAACGTTGCAGCGCATTCGCGCCGCAGCGCAGTATGACCCGGCGTGGCCGGCGACGGTGATTCACGAGGTTCCGATTCGTGAGATCGTCGCGGACGTGGAGGCCACAAGCGCGATCCCTTCGCGAGCCTAG
- a CDS encoding SGNH/GDSL hydrolase family protein, producing the protein MRVLYLVALLIPMTLEAQTPTTDWPNLAKYRDSNAVLPAAENRVVFMGNSITEGWTKYFPTQFAGKPYVNRGISGQTTPQMLIRFHQDVIALKPKVVVILAGTNDIAGNTGSSTLEMIEDNLAGMTDLARMHGIRVVLCSVLPVYDYPWRPGLEPAPKIVALNAWMKRYADSTGSTYVDYHGAMRDERNGMRAELAADGVHPDEAGYRIMAPLVEQGIAAALRSTTGESRHQE; encoded by the coding sequence ATGAGAGTTCTTTACCTCGTGGCACTACTCATTCCCATGACGCTCGAAGCACAGACGCCGACGACCGATTGGCCCAATCTTGCCAAGTATCGTGACTCGAACGCCGTACTTCCCGCGGCCGAGAATCGGGTGGTGTTCATGGGCAACTCCATCACGGAAGGCTGGACGAAGTATTTCCCGACGCAGTTCGCCGGAAAGCCGTACGTGAATCGCGGCATCAGTGGCCAGACGACGCCTCAAATGTTGATCCGCTTTCATCAGGATGTGATTGCGCTCAAGCCAAAGGTGGTCGTCATTCTTGCCGGCACAAACGACATCGCCGGCAACACGGGGTCGAGCACCCTCGAGATGATCGAGGACAATCTCGCGGGCATGACGGACCTGGCGCGCATGCATGGCATTCGCGTCGTGCTCTGCTCGGTGCTACCGGTGTACGACTACCCGTGGCGACCGGGCCTCGAGCCGGCACCGAAGATCGTCGCGCTGAATGCGTGGATGAAGCGGTACGCGGATTCGACGGGGAGCACGTACGTCGATTATCACGGAGCGATGCGTGACGAGCGCAACGGGATGCGCGCCGAGCTGGCGGCCGATGGCGTGCACCCTGACGAGGCAGGCTACAGGATCATGGCGCCGCTCGTCGAGCAGGGGATCGCTGCAGCACTTCGCTCAACGACAGGCGAGTCGCGTCACCAAGAGTAA
- a CDS encoding glycoside hydrolase family 30 beta sandwich domain-containing protein — MPVRNIARLLLLAHVSLAGCDAFAPRVQVYLTTGDRAHLLERQPDLRFGKAEDTKLPTIEVDESKRYQQILGFGAALTDASAWLLQHRLSDTRRDSLLQELFSPEKGIGLGFLRIDMGASDFALRQYSYDDTPPVTNFSIDADRAETLPILKRMRAINPELEIMASPWSAPGWMKTTGSMIKGTLRPDAYESYAEYFRRFIAAYEAAGVPIYAITLQNEPHFEPDNYPGMRLDPPQRAQLVRLLGPTIHTKILEWDHNWDLPQSPLAVLADSGARRYVSGVAWHCYAGDVSAQSVVHDAYPDKDAYITECSGGDWAPKFADNLVWMVRTLIIGGTRNWARGVLLWNLALDERHGPHTGGCANCRGVVTIKDDGTVQRNEEYYALAHASRFVAPAARRIASSSGVDGLETVAFARASGETVRVTLIVVNTTSTPKEFVVHSQRRSFRPVIPGSAVMTFQW, encoded by the coding sequence ATGCCAGTGCGAAATATCGCTCGACTGTTGCTGCTGGCGCACGTGTCCCTCGCGGGATGCGACGCCTTCGCCCCGCGTGTGCAGGTCTATCTGACCACGGGCGACCGCGCGCACTTACTCGAGCGGCAGCCCGATCTACGATTCGGCAAGGCCGAAGACACGAAGCTGCCGACAATCGAGGTCGACGAGAGCAAGAGGTATCAGCAGATCCTCGGTTTCGGGGCCGCGCTCACCGACGCCTCGGCCTGGCTTCTCCAGCATCGCTTATCGGATACTCGTCGCGATTCGCTGTTGCAGGAGTTGTTCAGCCCGGAGAAGGGGATCGGGTTGGGCTTTCTACGGATCGACATGGGCGCGAGCGACTTCGCGTTGCGACAATACAGCTACGACGACACGCCGCCGGTTACGAACTTTTCGATCGATGCAGATCGCGCCGAGACGCTGCCGATCCTGAAGCGGATGCGCGCGATCAATCCGGAGCTCGAGATAATGGCGTCGCCGTGGAGCGCGCCCGGCTGGATGAAGACGACGGGCAGCATGATCAAGGGGACGCTCCGCCCCGACGCGTATGAATCGTACGCGGAGTACTTTCGCCGATTCATCGCCGCGTACGAGGCCGCGGGTGTGCCGATTTACGCGATCACGCTCCAGAACGAGCCGCATTTCGAGCCAGACAATTATCCGGGAATGCGACTCGATCCGCCTCAGCGCGCGCAACTCGTTAGGCTGCTCGGACCGACGATCCACACGAAGATTCTCGAGTGGGATCACAACTGGGATCTCCCGCAGTCGCCGCTGGCGGTGCTCGCGGATTCAGGTGCGAGGCGTTATGTGTCGGGCGTCGCGTGGCACTGTTACGCTGGCGACGTATCGGCCCAGAGCGTCGTGCACGACGCGTATCCGGACAAAGACGCATACATAACCGAGTGCTCGGGAGGCGACTGGGCGCCGAAGTTCGCCGACAACCTCGTCTGGATGGTGCGCACGCTCATCATTGGTGGCACGCGCAATTGGGCGCGCGGCGTTCTGCTCTGGAATCTCGCGCTCGACGAACGGCACGGACCGCACACCGGCGGCTGCGCAAATTGCCGCGGTGTGGTGACGATCAAGGACGATGGGACGGTGCAGCGCAACGAGGAGTACTATGCGCTCGCGCACGCGAGCCGGTTTGTCGCGCCGGCGGCGCGCCGGATTGCGTCGAGCTCGGGCGTCGACGGGCTCGAGACAGTCGCCTTCGCGCGTGCATCGGGAGAGACCGTGCGCGTCACGCTCATCGTTGTGAATACGACCTCGACGCCAAAGGAATTCGTGGTGCACAGCCAGCGACGCTCGTTCCGGCCTGTGATCCCGGGGAGCGCCGTCATGACCTTTCAATGGTGA
- a CDS encoding ATP-dependent DNA ligase, whose amino-acid sequence MLFNDLVLTSKLVAETSGRLEKIALIAALLKRLAPNEVPIAVGFLTGWPRQGKLGVGWASVAEARPAVAAEAPTLELADVDRALSELQSVRGKRSATERKRLLSELLALSTADEQSFVGALAIGEVRQGALDGVLTEAVARASQLPADRVRRAAMLAGDLGTVAEAVLAEGEAGLARYALQLFRPVQPMLADSAPNVAEALAELGTAVFEWKLDGARVQVHREGDRVVVYTRSLNDVTAAVPEVVEAVRAVGARDLVLDGEVIALTADGRPLPFQDTMRRFGKRLDVEALRAILPLTPFFFDVLRHDGDDLLDHPLVERLSRLDDVIPAAWRVPRLTTADLAEAERFRSDALERGHEGVMAKAPNAPYAAGRRGSAWVKIKTARTLDLVVLAAEWGSGRRKGWLSNLHLGARDPATGDFVMLGKTFKGMTDEILEWQTAELQARETRREGHVVFVRPELVVEVAFNEVQRSSQYPGGVTLRFARIKGYRPDKRASEADTIDAVRAFAPETVAGH is encoded by the coding sequence ATGCTGTTCAACGACCTGGTTCTCACCTCGAAGCTCGTTGCCGAAACGAGCGGACGGCTGGAGAAGATCGCGCTCATTGCCGCCCTTCTCAAGCGGCTCGCGCCTAACGAGGTGCCGATCGCCGTCGGGTTCCTCACCGGCTGGCCGCGTCAGGGCAAGCTCGGGGTCGGCTGGGCGAGCGTCGCCGAGGCACGCCCCGCCGTCGCCGCCGAGGCGCCGACGCTCGAGCTCGCGGACGTCGATCGCGCCTTGAGCGAGCTCCAATCGGTCCGGGGCAAGCGCTCCGCCACCGAGCGAAAGCGCCTTCTCTCGGAGTTGCTCGCCCTTAGCACCGCCGACGAGCAATCCTTCGTCGGCGCACTGGCGATCGGCGAGGTCCGGCAGGGCGCGCTCGACGGTGTGCTCACCGAAGCCGTGGCTCGCGCGTCGCAGCTCCCAGCCGATCGCGTGCGACGCGCCGCAATGCTCGCCGGCGACCTCGGAACCGTCGCCGAGGCGGTGCTGGCGGAGGGCGAAGCCGGGCTGGCGCGCTACGCGCTGCAGCTGTTCCGCCCCGTCCAGCCGATGCTCGCCGATTCGGCACCTAACGTAGCGGAGGCGCTCGCGGAGCTCGGCACGGCGGTGTTCGAGTGGAAGCTCGACGGCGCACGGGTCCAGGTGCATCGCGAAGGCGATCGTGTCGTCGTCTACACGCGCAGCCTGAACGACGTCACGGCCGCTGTCCCCGAGGTCGTCGAAGCCGTGCGTGCTGTGGGCGCCCGGGACCTCGTGCTCGACGGAGAGGTCATCGCACTCACCGCTGACGGGCGCCCGCTCCCGTTTCAAGACACGATGCGACGCTTCGGTAAGCGGCTCGACGTCGAGGCGCTGCGCGCGATCTTGCCACTCACTCCGTTCTTCTTCGACGTGCTGCGTCACGATGGCGACGACCTGCTCGACCATCCCCTCGTCGAGCGATTGAGCCGGCTCGACGACGTCATTCCAGCAGCCTGGCGCGTGCCTCGGCTAACGACCGCCGATCTTGCCGAGGCCGAGCGCTTCCGGAGCGACGCCCTCGAGCGCGGCCATGAAGGAGTAATGGCCAAAGCACCTAACGCGCCCTATGCCGCTGGCCGGCGCGGTTCGGCGTGGGTGAAGATCAAGACCGCGCGCACGCTCGATCTCGTCGTCCTCGCTGCGGAGTGGGGCTCCGGCCGGCGCAAGGGCTGGCTGAGCAATCTGCACCTCGGCGCGCGCGATCCGGCTACGGGTGACTTCGTTATGCTCGGCAAGACGTTCAAGGGGATGACAGACGAGATTCTCGAATGGCAGACGGCCGAGCTCCAGGCGCGCGAGACGCGTCGCGAGGGGCACGTCGTCTTCGTTAGGCCGGAGCTGGTCGTGGAGGTCGCGTTCAACGAGGTGCAGCGCAGCTCGCAGTACCCGGGCGGCGTCACGCTCCGCTTCGCCCGCATCAAGGGATACCGCCCGGACAAACGCGCCAGCGAAGCGGATACGATCGATGCGGTCCGGGCGTTTGCGCCCGAGACAGTCGCCGGCCATTGA